Proteins encoded by one window of Cyclobacteriaceae bacterium:
- a CDS encoding T9SS type A sorting domain-containing protein, which produces MKAKTILFVQTLFLIVTTGNAQHIKQSLMGVKHTSGFEENKGQVADESGTVLQDVLFTLKQNGVTVYFHKQGLSYQWNTFTKSLPDDFSVSEASGKPDINQPSDELTQLVYRVDMMWDNANNHVQVSGLDEQDGYSNYYLPHCSAGVTKVKHYNKIKYTNLYPGIDVVYYINERGNLKYDIMMQANADASLISFDFTGASPNLENEKLKIVTPLGHLEEQAPVAWVADNKQEPIDVSFVKRKNGIGFKLPRIDKPIVLDPEIIWTTYYGGTASDDGKAVGVDASGNVFLSGTTTSTAMASSPGCITTKPAGGTQDLFITKLSSDGTTRLWATYYGGNAADNISDLVLDPSGDVVVSGWTRSNNLPLLLYDNQYKSGDDSFLAKFKSTGECDWATYYSTNDDDRGLAVATDNIGNIYLAGKTEAAISDINQSTLGFDKDYSNPQLGYRPDAYLVKFNSTGTTRLWATYYGGEYDEEAVALAVDENNNIYMAGQATTQSADQDANLTTSGSLIQVNTGSANNFIAKFKEDGERLWGTYFKGNINTIAVDPSGNLYVGGSASFISDFSTTGTFQETTGGGQDAYIAKLSSNGSTLLWASYFGGTLEDTGKSIAVDGNGHPFLLGETLSSDIAINGFDNTYSANYDVYIAMFTPDGSDIKWASYFGGNNNDFAESIAKDDEAIYITGRTATSGLSTAGAFQTNYAAGGADAFLSKILVPEIIDEDYPEVADKTASTPVSVTLNAIGSSTGKFWSKGITEEQAGWTSEDITPTGNTFTKTLNSSNLTDPLGLTYYFEITDNSGVRYLSSEGNTHLRYGNGLAIPALRFGNKVEDYQILSIPLSLDNPSVTTVFDELGTYDPKKWRLFAYYQNDNREFPGFSSVAPGLGYWLISKSNVSINTGPGRTVPATESDPFEISLTQGWNLIGNPYDFTIVWQDVLDANTQLTGNEQLVTFNSGTLAESATLGRFQGGFTFVNSATTIQIPVLKNNTSGGRTAKGSNNTLDEPAWVLPLHLTNGSLTNQLGGIGMHPDAKILKDEFDRTSMPFLQGMGFFELQVHNLEEGRPFTRDIVPTQDAYTWRVKIHKDDQGSLIMQWDNTKFGNNDKQLFLFNPLTQEAVNMRKKSTAHLGTETENIVIMYGDQAYIEEELKRETLTFAPAFPNPSIGKISIPMYIPESAWGMPVKISIFNAQGQLLSHVVDKSLPHGNHTFEWTATQTGLYLLRLTAGNKTTTQKIIIR; this is translated from the coding sequence ATGAAAGCAAAGACTATACTTTTTGTCCAAACACTTTTCCTGATTGTCACTACAGGAAATGCCCAACACATTAAGCAATCCTTAATGGGCGTAAAGCATACTTCAGGGTTTGAAGAAAATAAGGGTCAGGTTGCTGACGAATCAGGTACAGTCTTACAAGATGTTTTATTCACGCTAAAACAAAATGGAGTTACCGTCTATTTTCATAAACAGGGTCTCTCCTACCAATGGAACACGTTCACAAAATCATTGCCCGATGACTTTTCTGTGAGCGAAGCCTCAGGAAAACCAGACATAAACCAACCCAGTGATGAACTAACTCAACTTGTCTATCGGGTTGATATGATGTGGGATAATGCCAACAACCATGTTCAGGTAAGCGGGCTTGATGAGCAGGATGGATATAGCAATTATTATTTGCCCCATTGCAGTGCTGGTGTAACCAAAGTTAAGCACTATAATAAAATTAAATACACCAATTTATATCCAGGTATTGATGTAGTGTATTACATCAATGAGCGCGGCAATCTAAAGTATGATATCATGATGCAGGCCAATGCTGATGCTTCACTGATTTCATTTGATTTTACTGGCGCCTCACCAAATCTTGAAAATGAAAAGCTTAAAATAGTAACACCACTTGGCCACCTGGAAGAACAAGCTCCTGTGGCCTGGGTTGCGGACAATAAGCAAGAACCTATCGATGTATCCTTTGTCAAAAGAAAAAATGGAATCGGATTTAAACTTCCCCGTATCGATAAACCCATTGTGCTGGATCCTGAAATTATCTGGACTACATACTACGGAGGCACCGCCTCTGATGATGGTAAAGCCGTTGGGGTTGATGCTTCCGGTAATGTATTTCTAAGCGGAACAACAACAAGCACAGCCATGGCCAGTTCCCCCGGCTGCATAACCACCAAACCTGCCGGTGGCACGCAAGATCTTTTTATCACTAAGCTAAGCAGTGATGGAACTACACGTTTGTGGGCAACTTATTATGGTGGAAATGCCGCAGATAACATTTCTGATTTGGTGCTTGATCCGTCCGGAGATGTTGTCGTTTCAGGTTGGACGCGAAGCAACAATCTTCCGCTACTGCTTTATGATAATCAATATAAAAGTGGGGATGATAGCTTTCTCGCAAAATTTAAGAGTACCGGTGAGTGCGATTGGGCTACTTACTATAGTACAAACGATGATGATCGTGGGCTTGCAGTAGCAACTGATAACATTGGGAATATATACCTGGCTGGAAAAACCGAAGCAGCAATCAGTGATATTAATCAGTCAACACTAGGCTTTGACAAAGATTACTCAAATCCGCAACTTGGGTACAGACCAGACGCATACCTTGTAAAGTTTAACAGCACAGGAACAACACGTTTGTGGGCAACGTACTACGGTGGCGAATATGATGAGGAAGCAGTTGCTTTGGCTGTTGATGAAAATAACAACATCTACATGGCTGGCCAAGCTACTACACAGTCAGCAGATCAGGATGCAAATCTCACTACATCCGGATCTTTAATACAAGTAAATACTGGATCGGCCAATAATTTTATAGCGAAGTTTAAAGAGGATGGGGAGCGATTATGGGGAACCTATTTTAAAGGAAATATAAATACCATAGCAGTTGATCCTTCCGGCAACCTCTATGTCGGTGGAAGTGCCTCTTTCATTTCAGATTTTTCAACAACGGGAACCTTTCAGGAAACAACTGGTGGCGGACAAGATGCATATATCGCAAAACTAAGCAGTAACGGATCGACACTCCTATGGGCCAGCTACTTTGGCGGTACGTTGGAAGATACAGGCAAATCTATTGCTGTAGACGGTAATGGACATCCTTTCCTTCTAGGAGAAACCTTAAGCAGTGACATTGCCATTAATGGTTTTGATAATACCTATTCAGCCAACTATGATGTATACATTGCCATGTTTACACCCGATGGCAGCGACATTAAATGGGCCAGCTACTTTGGTGGCAACAATAATGATTTTGCTGAAAGCATAGCTAAAGATGACGAAGCCATTTACATTACAGGTAGAACGGCTACGAGCGGACTATCCACCGCAGGAGCATTTCAAACCAACTATGCAGCCGGTGGTGCTGATGCATTTCTTTCAAAAATTCTGGTACCCGAAATTATTGATGAAGATTACCCGGAGGTTGCGGATAAAACTGCAAGTACACCCGTGAGTGTAACGTTAAATGCTATTGGTTCATCAACCGGAAAGTTCTGGAGTAAGGGAATAACCGAAGAGCAAGCCGGTTGGACATCGGAAGACATAACCCCTACCGGAAATACATTTACCAAAACCTTAAATTCATCAAACCTGACCGATCCGCTAGGGCTTACATATTATTTTGAAATCACAGATAATTCTGGTGTTCGTTACCTGAGTAGCGAAGGAAACACACATTTGCGCTATGGAAATGGTCTTGCTATTCCGGCACTGCGTTTTGGCAATAAAGTAGAAGACTACCAGATCCTCTCCATTCCCCTATCACTCGACAACCCTTCTGTCACGACCGTATTTGATGAACTTGGAACCTACGATCCAAAAAAATGGCGCCTGTTCGCGTATTACCAAAATGACAACCGTGAGTTTCCTGGGTTTTCATCCGTTGCCCCCGGTCTTGGATACTGGCTCATTTCAAAAAGCAATGTCAGTATAAACACAGGTCCGGGACGAACCGTGCCAGCAACAGAAAGCGATCCGTTTGAGATTTCTTTAACCCAGGGCTGGAACCTGATCGGCAACCCGTATGACTTTACAATCGTGTGGCAGGATGTGCTTGATGCAAACACTCAGCTTACAGGAAATGAACAACTCGTTACGTTTAACAGTGGCACCCTGGCAGAAAGCGCTACACTTGGTCGTTTTCAGGGAGGCTTTACTTTTGTCAACAGTGCAACCACCATACAGATACCCGTACTAAAAAATAATACTTCTGGTGGACGCACCGCCAAAGGCAGTAACAACACACTAGACGAGCCCGCATGGGTATTGCCCCTGCATCTTACCAACGGATCATTAACCAACCAGTTGGGCGGAATTGGCATGCATCCAGATGCGAAAATTTTAAAAGACGAGTTTGATCGAACCAGTATGCCCTTTTTACAAGGAATGGGATTTTTTGAACTTCAGGTACACAACCTAGAAGAAGGTAGACCCTTCACTAGGGACATTGTGCCAACTCAAGATGCATACACCTGGCGGGTAAAAATTCATAAAGACGATCAGGGTTCGTTAATAATGCAATGGGATAATACAAAATTTGGAAACAATGATAAGCAGTTGTTCCTATTCAATCCGCTCACACAAGAAGCCGTAAACATGCGAAAGAAATCTACTGCTCACTTAGGTACTGAAACTGAAAATATTGTGATTATGTATGGAGACCAGGCATACATTGAAGAGGAGCTGAAGCGGGAAACACTTACGTTTGCCCCGGCATTCCCTAATCCATCCATTGGCAAAATTTCAATACCGATGTATATTCCTGAATCGGCCTGGGGTATGCCTGTAAAAATATCCATCTTCAATGCGCAAGGCCAACTCCTTTCGCATGTGGTCGATAAATCGTTACCGCACGGCAATCATACGTTTGAATGGACTGCTACTCAAACAGGGTTATACTTATTAAGACTTACTGCCGGAAATAAAACCACCACACAAAAAATCATTATCCGATGA
- a CDS encoding caspase family protein — protein sequence MKNLLRNFLLVGLYLLPILLFSQEIEATSNPVKVSFKTQETNAPEIFMIYQNSGIPNDEGKVEVNIRVLDESGITELKINNESVGVNGQDTLMLTYSLISGKEIEVFAKDRFNNVREKSFIVQAQAVPKTEVTSTALIDRFHALIIGIDEYQDPKITSLSEAIKDATALKDVLIEQYTFKDENIIFLKNPTYEEIIITFEELSRNIGPGDLLLIFYAGHGYYNERTNIGYWLPADAQQANTVRWFRNSALVENIGAINSKHTLLISDACFSGSIFKTRSAFNNASEDISNLMKRTSRKAITSGSLSTVPDKSVFMKYLLKTLTENKNKYLPTEDLFDEVRMAMRNNSDTRPLFGEIRNVGDEGGNFVFIRKD from the coding sequence ATGAAGAATTTACTGCGCAATTTTCTGTTAGTCGGACTTTACTTGTTGCCGATACTCCTGTTTAGCCAGGAAATTGAAGCAACCAGTAACCCGGTTAAAGTAAGTTTTAAAACTCAGGAAACTAATGCGCCTGAAATTTTTATGATTTACCAAAATTCGGGTATCCCGAATGACGAGGGAAAAGTAGAAGTAAATATTCGGGTATTAGATGAAAGCGGGATTACCGAATTAAAAATCAATAATGAATCCGTTGGAGTCAATGGACAAGATACACTCATGCTGACCTATTCCCTTATATCTGGAAAGGAAATAGAAGTCTTTGCCAAAGATCGTTTTAACAATGTGCGCGAGAAATCTTTTATTGTGCAAGCTCAGGCGGTGCCTAAAACAGAAGTTACTTCCACAGCTCTGATCGATCGGTTTCATGCGTTGATTATTGGAATTGATGAATACCAGGATCCAAAAATTACTTCGCTTTCCGAAGCCATTAAGGATGCGACTGCGCTTAAAGACGTGCTAATTGAACAGTATACTTTTAAAGATGAGAACATCATCTTTCTGAAAAATCCAACCTACGAAGAGATCATCATCACCTTTGAGGAACTTAGTCGCAATATTGGCCCCGGGGATTTATTGTTGATCTTTTATGCCGGTCATGGGTACTATAATGAAAGAACAAACATTGGATATTGGTTACCCGCTGATGCGCAACAAGCGAATACAGTCAGGTGGTTTCGAAATAGTGCCTTGGTTGAAAACATCGGTGCCATTAATTCAAAACATACGTTGCTCATTTCTGATGCATGTTTCAGTGGCTCAATATTCAAGACGAGATCCGCATTTAACAATGCCAGCGAAGACATTTCCAATTTAATGAAACGAACCAGTCGTAAAGCGATAACCAGTGGCTCTTTGAGTACGGTTCCTGACAAAAGTGTATTTATGAAGTATCTTCTAAAAACGCTTACCGAAAACAAGAACAAATATCTACCTACCGAAGATTTGTTTGATGAAGTACGTATGGCAATGCGGAATAATTCAGATACACGTCCGCTTTTTGGCGAAATCAGAAATGTAGGAGATGAAGGCGGAAATTTTGTGTTTATCAGAAAAGATTGA
- the katG gene encoding catalase/peroxidase HPI, producing MGKCPFHTASSGPQNQDWWPNQLKLNILRQHSSLSDPMGKKFNYAEEFKSLDLAAVKKDLTALMTDSQDWWPADFGHYGPLFIRMAWHSAGTYRIGDGRGGAGAGQQRFAPLNSWPDNVNLDKARRLLWPIKQKYGKKISWADLMILAGNVALESMGFKTFGFAGGREDVWEPEQDVYWGSEKEWLGDKRYSGERDLENPLAAVQMGLIYVNPEGPNGNPDPIAAAKDIRETFKRMAMNDEETVALIAGGHTFGKTHGAAPASHVGKEPEAATIEEQGLGWHSSYGSGKGGDTITSGLEVTWTSTPTKWSNNFFWNLFGYEWELFKSPAGAHQWRPKNGAGANSVPDAHDKSKRHEPRMLTTDLSLRFDPIYEKISRRFYENPDEFADAFARAWFKLTHRDMGPRARYLGPEVPKEELIWQDPIPAVTHKLVDDKDIEALKKKILDSGLSTSQLVSTAWSSASTFRGSDKRGGANGARVRLAPQKDWDVNNPAQLKKVISTLEGIQKDFNSSASGGKQISLADLIVLAGCAALEKAAKDGGYDVKVPFTPGRADATQEQTDVESFEPLEPVADGFRNYLKKKYSISAEELLVDKAQLLTLTPPEMTVLVGGMRALNANFDGSAHGVFTKRPGTLTNDFFVNLLDMGTVWKGIKGSEDEFEGRDRKTGEVKWTATRVDLVFGSNSELRALAEVYGSSDAGEKFVHDFIAAWNKVMNADRFELN from the coding sequence ATGGGCAAGTGCCCGTTTCATACCGCAAGCAGCGGTCCACAAAATCAGGATTGGTGGCCTAACCAACTGAAGCTAAATATTCTCAGGCAACACTCATCCCTATCCGACCCGATGGGAAAGAAATTCAACTATGCGGAAGAATTCAAGAGTCTTGACCTGGCAGCCGTAAAGAAAGACCTTACAGCATTAATGACCGACTCACAGGACTGGTGGCCGGCAGATTTTGGACACTATGGTCCTTTATTTATTCGTATGGCCTGGCACAGCGCAGGTACATACCGCATTGGCGATGGCCGCGGTGGTGCAGGTGCTGGTCAGCAGCGTTTTGCCCCGCTTAACAGCTGGCCGGATAACGTAAACCTCGACAAGGCACGCAGGTTACTTTGGCCAATCAAACAGAAGTATGGCAAAAAAATTTCATGGGCAGATCTGATGATCCTGGCCGGAAATGTGGCCCTCGAATCGATGGGCTTCAAAACATTCGGTTTTGCGGGTGGTCGTGAAGATGTGTGGGAACCTGAGCAAGATGTTTACTGGGGTTCAGAAAAGGAGTGGCTGGGTGACAAACGCTATTCGGGTGAGCGGGATCTTGAAAACCCACTGGCCGCTGTGCAAATGGGATTGATCTACGTAAACCCGGAAGGCCCTAACGGCAATCCTGATCCGATTGCTGCCGCCAAAGACATACGCGAAACATTTAAGCGCATGGCCATGAACGATGAAGAAACCGTAGCGTTGATTGCGGGTGGCCATACGTTTGGTAAAACACACGGTGCTGCTCCTGCTTCGCATGTGGGCAAAGAACCGGAAGCCGCAACCATTGAGGAACAAGGCTTGGGTTGGCACAGCAGCTACGGTTCTGGTAAGGGTGGCGATACCATCACCAGCGGACTGGAAGTAACGTGGACCAGTACGCCTACCAAGTGGAGCAACAACTTCTTCTGGAACTTGTTCGGTTATGAGTGGGAACTATTTAAAAGCCCTGCCGGTGCACACCAGTGGAGACCGAAGAATGGTGCAGGTGCGAACAGTGTACCGGATGCACACGACAAGTCGAAGCGCCATGAACCGCGCATGCTTACAACCGATCTTTCCTTGCGGTTTGATCCGATCTATGAAAAAATCTCCAGACGCTTTTATGAAAACCCAGATGAGTTTGCCGATGCGTTTGCCCGTGCGTGGTTCAAACTAACCCACCGCGACATGGGGCCGCGTGCGCGCTACCTCGGACCGGAAGTACCGAAAGAGGAATTGATCTGGCAAGATCCGATTCCGGCAGTAACACATAAACTTGTTGATGATAAAGATATTGAAGCCCTGAAGAAAAAAATCCTGGATTCAGGTTTGAGCACTTCTCAATTGGTTTCCACCGCATGGTCTTCAGCCTCTACCTTCCGTGGATCAGACAAGCGTGGTGGTGCCAATGGTGCACGTGTCCGCCTAGCTCCACAGAAAGATTGGGACGTGAACAATCCGGCCCAATTGAAGAAGGTAATCTCAACACTTGAAGGCATTCAAAAAGACTTCAACAGTTCGGCTTCAGGTGGTAAACAAATTTCACTTGCTGACCTGATTGTGTTGGCTGGCTGTGCCGCCCTCGAAAAGGCTGCGAAGGATGGTGGTTATGATGTAAAAGTTCCTTTTACCCCTGGCCGCGCAGATGCTACACAGGAACAAACGGATGTGGAATCATTCGAACCACTGGAACCAGTTGCTGATGGCTTCCGCAACTACCTGAAGAAGAAGTATAGCATTTCAGCAGAAGAGCTGTTGGTGGACAAAGCACAATTGTTGACGCTTACACCCCCTGAAATGACCGTGTTGGTTGGCGGTATGCGTGCCTTGAATGCAAACTTCGATGGCTCAGCACATGGGGTATTCACGAAACGCCCCGGTACGTTGACCAACGACTTCTTTGTAAACCTGTTGGATATGGGAACTGTGTGGAAAGGAATTAAAGGTTCAGAAGATGAATTTGAAGGTCGTGACCGTAAAACAGGCGAAGTAAAATGGACCGCAACCCGTGTTGACCTCGTATTTGGTTCGAACTCCGAACTGCGTGCTTTGGCCGAAGTATACGGAAGCTCCGATGCCGGTGAAAAGTTTGTACACGACTTTATCGCAGCGTGGAACAAAGTGATGAATGCGGATCGGTTTGAGTTGAATTAA
- a CDS encoding DoxX family protein, translated as MTQPTAKRNNILFWVFTILFCAFMMMSTIPNILSAPEWVEVFKMLGYPLYMLPFIGVAKLLGVIALLVPGFPRIKEWAYAGMFFDLTGAVYSGLMTGGFNPQMLIMLVPFVLGGLSYMYHHKKLKVS; from the coding sequence ATGACACAGCCAACGGCAAAACGTAACAACATCTTATTCTGGGTCTTTACAATATTGTTTTGCGCCTTCATGATGATGTCTACCATCCCCAATATTCTTTCTGCTCCTGAGTGGGTAGAGGTATTTAAAATGCTTGGATACCCGTTGTACATGTTGCCGTTCATTGGCGTAGCTAAATTATTAGGAGTAATCGCTTTGTTGGTCCCTGGCTTTCCACGGATCAAAGAGTGGGCGTATGCCGGGATGTTTTTCGACTTAACCGGAGCAGTTTACTCGGGACTCATGACCGGTGGGTTTAATCCACAGATGTTGATCATGCTGGTGCCTTTTGTGCTGGGCGGGTTATCGTACATGTATCATCACAAAAAGCTGAAGGTATCCTGA
- a CDS encoding glycoside hydrolase family 97 protein: protein MKRMFLLAGLWLILTFAGAQVLQSPNGELTMEFSIQHGGVPVYTLSFRNRPIIKPSSLGFALLNEEKSLDHDFTITKTETDSHDSTWEPVWGEEKSIRNYYNELAVTLTQRNTNRIMVVRFRLFNDGLGFRYEFPQQPNLVYFVIKEEQTQFAMTGDHTAFWIAGDYDTQEYDYTTSKLTQIRSLMHSAVTPNASQTPFSPTGVQTSLMMKTDDGLYINIHEAALINYSCMHLNLNDTTLVFQSWLTPDATGAKGYLQAPTQTPWRTIMVSDDARDILASRMTYNLNEPCKIEDTSWIKPVKYIGVWWEMITGKSSWAYTNELPSVQLGVTDYTKVKPNGIHGATTANVKRYIDFAAQHGFDAVLVEGWNVGWEDWFGKAKDYVFDFVTPYPDFDLPGLRDYAKSKGVRLMMHHETSGSTRNYERHLDQAFQLMQDNNYNSVKTGYVGHILPKGYYHYDQWTNNHYQYVIEKAAQYKIMVNAHEAVRPTGIARTWPNMIGNESARGTEFQAFGGSKPNHVTILPFTRLIGGPMDYTPGVFEMDISKVNPNNNSHCNSTLANQLALYVTMYSPLQMAADLPENYERFPDAFQFIKDVALDWDESRYLEAEPGQYITIARKAKGKANWFVGNVNGETPRTSTFTFDFLESNKTYVATIYSDAPDAHYKTNPQAYVIRKVLITSKSKLKQWSAAGGGYAIQIQEASTSDLKKLKRLK from the coding sequence ATGAAAAGAATGTTTCTCCTTGCCGGACTTTGGTTAATACTAACCTTTGCCGGTGCACAAGTCCTGCAATCCCCAAACGGTGAACTGACTATGGAATTTTCCATACAACATGGGGGAGTTCCTGTATATACATTATCCTTCCGAAATAGACCGATAATCAAACCAAGCTCATTGGGTTTTGCTTTGCTGAATGAGGAGAAATCATTGGATCATGATTTTACCATCACCAAAACAGAAACCGATTCTCACGATTCAACTTGGGAACCGGTTTGGGGAGAAGAAAAAAGTATCCGCAATTATTACAACGAGTTGGCCGTTACACTGACACAACGTAACACCAACCGGATTATGGTGGTACGGTTCCGTTTGTTTAATGATGGCCTCGGATTTCGCTATGAGTTTCCACAACAACCCAACCTGGTATATTTTGTTATAAAAGAAGAGCAAACCCAGTTTGCCATGACCGGTGATCACACAGCTTTTTGGATTGCCGGTGATTACGATACGCAGGAATATGACTACACTACCTCCAAGCTCACGCAAATCAGAAGCCTGATGCATTCTGCTGTAACACCTAATGCATCACAGACTCCGTTCTCGCCCACAGGAGTTCAAACCTCATTGATGATGAAAACGGATGACGGACTCTATATAAATATTCATGAGGCTGCACTGATCAATTATTCGTGCATGCACCTTAACCTGAACGATACAACCCTGGTTTTTCAAAGTTGGCTAACACCTGATGCAACAGGTGCGAAAGGCTATCTGCAAGCCCCAACCCAAACACCATGGCGTACCATTATGGTAAGCGATGATGCACGCGATATACTTGCATCGCGGATGACGTATAACCTGAATGAGCCTTGTAAGATTGAAGATACTTCGTGGATAAAACCAGTAAAGTATATTGGTGTGTGGTGGGAGATGATCACCGGTAAAAGTTCGTGGGCATATACCAATGAGTTGCCTTCTGTTCAGTTAGGTGTAACAGATTATACTAAGGTTAAACCGAACGGAATCCATGGGGCAACCACAGCAAATGTTAAGAGATATATAGACTTTGCTGCACAGCATGGTTTTGATGCCGTTTTGGTGGAAGGATGGAATGTTGGCTGGGAAGATTGGTTTGGGAAGGCAAAGGATTATGTATTTGATTTTGTAACACCATATCCTGATTTTGATTTGCCCGGATTGCGCGATTATGCAAAATCAAAAGGGGTGAGGCTGATGATGCATCATGAAACTTCGGGCTCAACACGTAATTACGAACGCCACCTCGATCAGGCCTTCCAACTTATGCAAGACAATAATTATAATTCAGTAAAGACTGGTTACGTTGGGCATATTTTGCCAAAGGGATATTACCATTACGATCAATGGACAAACAATCATTATCAATATGTAATTGAAAAGGCAGCACAATACAAAATCATGGTTAACGCTCATGAGGCGGTTCGGCCTACCGGTATTGCCCGAACCTGGCCAAACATGATAGGAAATGAATCGGCTAGAGGCACAGAGTTCCAGGCATTTGGTGGATCGAAGCCTAACCATGTAACCATTTTGCCTTTCACCCGCCTGATTGGCGGCCCCATGGATTATACTCCGGGTGTTTTTGAAATGGACATCAGCAAGGTAAATCCGAATAACAATTCGCATTGCAATAGTACGCTGGCTAACCAACTGGCTTTGTATGTTACCATGTACAGTCCGTTGCAAATGGCTGCCGATTTACCAGAAAACTACGAACGCTTCCCAGATGCTTTTCAGTTTATCAAAGATGTAGCCCTTGATTGGGATGAGAGCAGATACCTGGAAGCAGAACCCGGACAGTACATCACCATTGCACGCAAAGCAAAAGGTAAAGCAAACTGGTTTGTAGGCAATGTGAATGGTGAGACGCCCCGAACATCCACGTTTACTTTTGACTTTTTGGAATCAAACAAAACGTATGTGGCCACCATCTATTCCGATGCACCTGATGCCCATTATAAAACCAATCCGCAAGCGTATGTTATCAGAAAGGTGTTGATAACCTCTAAATCAAAATTGAAACAATGGTCGGCTGCGGGTGGGGGATATGCCATTCAAATTCAGGAGGCTTCAACCAGCGATTTAAAAAAGTTAAAACGACTTAAATAA
- a CDS encoding Ser-Thr-rich GPI-anchored membrane family protein translates to MYSLQSRQFILGILLLCIASASAQSIRNFAAHFDGEHVIMSYDLITDDVADRFDISLYSSIDNFQQKLSLLVGDAGENVEPGAAKRITWDAKRSLPANFNQEIVFKVKATLMVSLNHPNRLQLKPLDFNAYKRGGVVNVEWNGGKANELITIELLQEKTVVTKITDVENTNVYSWNIPSKAKTGKDYSLRISKSENPTIQSTTFPFEIKPKVSLLTKLIPVLVVGGVVAVLSGGSDEEAPDLPGPPKPGE, encoded by the coding sequence ATGTATTCTTTACAGTCAAGGCAATTTATCCTTGGAATACTGTTGCTGTGTATAGCCAGCGCATCAGCCCAAAGCATCCGTAACTTTGCGGCACATTTTGATGGAGAGCATGTAATCATGAGCTATGACCTCATTACGGATGATGTTGCAGACAGATTTGACATCAGCCTGTATTCCTCCATCGATAATTTTCAACAAAAGCTTTCTTTACTGGTTGGTGATGCCGGTGAAAATGTAGAACCAGGAGCGGCTAAAAGAATTACGTGGGATGCCAAGCGATCGCTGCCCGCGAATTTCAATCAGGAAATAGTTTTTAAAGTTAAAGCTACACTAATGGTAAGCTTGAATCACCCCAATCGCCTACAGCTAAAGCCGCTTGACTTCAATGCGTATAAACGTGGGGGTGTTGTAAACGTAGAGTGGAATGGAGGCAAAGCCAATGAGTTGATCACCATTGAATTACTTCAGGAAAAAACGGTTGTAACTAAAATTACAGATGTTGAAAACACCAACGTTTACTCATGGAATATTCCTTCAAAAGCAAAGACAGGCAAAGACTATAGCCTTCGTATTTCAAAAAGTGAAAACCCAACGATTCAATCAACCACCTTTCCGTTTGAAATAAAACCTAAAGTTTCCTTGCTTACAAAACTGATCCCCGTACTGGTTGTGGGAGGTGTAGTGGCGGTGTTATCCGGAGGATCTGATGAAGAAGCGCCCGATTTGCCCGGACCACCAAAACCTGGAGAATGA